The Lysobacter sp. genome includes a window with the following:
- a CDS encoding methylated-DNA--protein-cysteine methyltransferase, translating into MDALSAAERILAAIRAIPRGETAAYGVVAQRAGLPGRARMVARLLSRNEDPTLPWHRVLRSDGRSAFPPGSQDCKEQLKRLRREGVRVDDRGRVRPAKRAKSLDEEVWG; encoded by the coding sequence ATGGACGCACTGTCTGCTGCCGAACGCATCCTTGCCGCGATCCGTGCGATTCCGCGCGGCGAAACCGCTGCGTACGGGGTTGTCGCCCAGCGCGCGGGGTTGCCCGGGCGGGCACGCATGGTCGCGCGACTGCTGTCGCGGAACGAAGACCCCACGCTGCCGTGGCATCGCGTGCTGCGCTCCGACGGGCGCAGCGCCTTTCCACCGGGTTCGCAGGATTGCAAAGAGCAGTTGAAGCGCCTGCGTCGGGAAGGCGTGCGCGTGGACGATCGCGGGCGCGTGCGTCCGGCGAAACGCGCGAAGTCGCTCGACGAGGAGGTCTGGGGCTGA
- a CDS encoding inorganic phosphate transporter — MLTLVLLVILAALVFEFINGFHDTANSIATVVATKVLSPGKAVILAAVMNLIGAFYGTAVAKTIASGLIDTDVVMVTSQVILCALAGGITWNLITWWKGLPSSSSHALIGGLCGAALAAAHNDWAALIWSKIGDEGWASNKGLLWKVVVPMVSSPIAGFTLGVLILGAIYALIWGFSKAGGSLARMVRPRWVNAIFGKAQLASAAYMGFAHGSNDAQKTMGIIALSIFGAQATGTLDHLPAWAQFLHPDGGEKDIDSWIVFTCALVMAAGTAAGGWKIIKTLGHKMVKLQPIDGFAAETASATILVTAAHFGMPVSTTHSISTAIMGVGFGKNPRALKITVIERIIWAWILTIPAAGGVAYGLFRLIEALGWA; from the coding sequence ATGCTCACTCTCGTGCTGCTGGTCATCCTGGCCGCGCTCGTCTTCGAGTTCATCAACGGGTTTCACGACACCGCGAACTCCATCGCCACCGTGGTCGCCACCAAAGTGCTCTCGCCCGGCAAGGCGGTGATCCTGGCGGCGGTCATGAATCTGATCGGTGCGTTCTACGGTACGGCAGTCGCCAAGACCATCGCATCGGGCCTGATCGACACCGATGTCGTGATGGTGACCTCGCAGGTGATCCTCTGCGCACTGGCCGGCGGCATCACCTGGAACCTGATCACGTGGTGGAAGGGTCTGCCGTCGTCGTCTTCGCACGCGCTGATCGGCGGTCTCTGCGGCGCGGCGCTGGCCGCCGCACACAACGATTGGGCCGCGCTGATCTGGTCGAAGATCGGCGATGAGGGTTGGGCCAGCAACAAGGGCCTGCTGTGGAAGGTCGTCGTGCCGATGGTCAGCTCGCCGATCGCGGGTTTCACGCTCGGCGTGCTGATCCTCGGCGCCATCTATGCATTGATCTGGGGCTTTTCGAAGGCCGGCGGATCGCTGGCGCGCATGGTCCGCCCCCGCTGGGTGAATGCGATCTTCGGCAAGGCGCAGTTGGCGTCCGCCGCGTACATGGGATTCGCGCACGGCAGCAACGATGCGCAGAAGACCATGGGCATCATCGCGCTGTCGATCTTCGGTGCGCAGGCGACGGGCACGCTCGATCACCTGCCGGCGTGGGCCCAGTTCCTGCATCCGGACGGCGGCGAGAAGGATATCGACAGCTGGATCGTCTTCACCTGCGCGCTGGTCATGGCCGCCGGCACTGCTGCTGGTGGCTGGAAGATCATCAAGACGCTCGGCCACAAGATGGTGAAACTGCAGCCGATCGATGGCTTCGCTGCGGAGACCGCCTCGGCGACGATCCTGGTCACGGCCGCGCATTTCGGCATGCCGGTTTCGACGACGCACAGCATTTCCACCGCGATCATGGGCGTGGGCTTCGGCAAGAACCCGCGTGCGCTCAAGATCACGGTGATCGAGCGGATCATCTGGGCCTGGATACTCACCATTCCAGCCGCTGGCGGTGTGGCATACGGTCTTTTCAGATTGATCGAGGCGCTGGGTTGGGCGTGA
- a CDS encoding 2OG-Fe(II) oxygenase encodes MTALPTLDADDFSREPALLADALRDRGACWITDWPDAALRDALRDDLRRLQSTGGLSPAAVGRREGRALRNDIRADATCWLDDPRCGDPARTLLERLDALRTILNRTLFLGLTDCEAHYAAYPPGGGYARHRDRFRDSDARVVTWVTYLNADWSEEDAGELRLHPGSADADGVSADLTSNDLVSIDVSPLGGSLCFLSELEHEVLPARRERLSIAAWFRRTPRVSA; translated from the coding sequence ATGACCGCCCTTCCCACTCTCGATGCCGACGATTTTTCGCGCGAGCCCGCTCTGCTCGCCGATGCGTTGCGCGACCGGGGCGCCTGCTGGATCACCGATTGGCCCGATGCCGCCTTGCGCGATGCGCTGCGCGACGACCTGCGCAGGCTTCAATCGACCGGCGGCCTTTCACCCGCAGCGGTCGGCCGCCGCGAGGGTCGCGCGTTGCGCAACGACATCCGTGCCGACGCCACCTGCTGGCTCGACGACCCGCGCTGCGGCGATCCGGCGCGCACATTGCTCGAACGACTCGATGCGCTGCGCACGATACTCAACCGTACGCTGTTCCTCGGCTTGACCGATTGCGAGGCCCACTACGCGGCGTACCCGCCCGGCGGCGGTTACGCGCGCCATCGCGACCGTTTTCGAGACAGCGACGCGCGGGTGGTGACGTGGGTGACTTATCTCAACGCAGACTGGTCGGAAGAAGATGCCGGCGAGCTGCGGCTTCATCCCGGAAGCGCAGATGCCGATGGGGTGTCGGCCGACCTGACGTCCAACGACCTGGTGTCGATCGATGTGTCTCCGCTCGGCGGCAGTCTCTGTTTCCTCAGCGAACTGGAGCATGAAGTGCTGCCGGCGCGGCGTGAGCGCTTGAGCATCGCAGCATGGTTCCGAAGGACGCCGCGCGTATCCGCATGA
- a CDS encoding DUF47 family protein codes for MFSLQTIFGSGQQFYDLLDEAAAAAHASATALHTMMKATDRQPALDAFKLARQRERAASEKIGKALVDSFITPIEREDIEALGSALYKIPKQIEKFADRYSLAVHHLEDIDFAPRAAMLEQAASVVVDMVKELRHLNIDRMTALNEKLRAIENEADRLMLELYRDIYSGKLDSLQMFLLKEFFEILEKAIDRCREAGVVAYQIVLKNS; via the coding sequence ATGTTCTCCCTGCAAACGATCTTCGGTTCCGGCCAGCAGTTCTACGACCTGCTCGACGAGGCCGCCGCCGCCGCGCACGCCAGCGCGACCGCGCTGCACACGATGATGAAAGCCACCGATCGCCAGCCGGCGCTCGACGCCTTCAAATTGGCCCGACAGCGCGAGCGGGCTGCGTCCGAGAAGATCGGCAAGGCGCTGGTCGACAGTTTCATCACCCCGATCGAGCGCGAGGACATCGAGGCGTTGGGTTCGGCGCTGTACAAGATCCCCAAGCAGATCGAGAAGTTCGCCGACCGCTATTCGCTGGCGGTGCACCACCTGGAAGATATCGATTTCGCGCCGCGCGCCGCGATGCTCGAACAGGCCGCCAGCGTGGTGGTCGACATGGTGAAGGAGCTGCGCCACCTCAACATCGATCGCATGACCGCGCTCAACGAGAAGCTGCGGGCGATCGAGAACGAAGCCGACCGGCTGATGCTCGAGCTGTACCGCGACATCTATTCCGGCAAGCTCGACAGCCTGCAGATGTTCCTGCTCAAGGAATTCTTCGAGATCCTGGAGAAAGCGATCGACCGCTGCCGCGAGGCCGGCGTGGTCGCTTATCAGATCGTCCTGAAGAACAGCTGA
- a CDS encoding HlyC/CorC family transporter — protein MLELSIVVALILLNGFFALSEMALMTSRKMRLKQMGEHSRGARKALALAEHPDNLLSTVQVGITLIGVLNGMLGGDAIGQQIADWLGESAPGAREYATTIGLATAATLITVGTVIFGELIPKRLALTNAEVIASKVAIPLDLLARISKPVVLTLGAINRSVLRMLGIRDDARNAITEEEIQLLVSEGHEQGVIDDDERNMMQRVMRLGDRTVESIMTPRTRIVWLDANAPFLDNLAEMRETPYSRYPVYRDSDAEVLGLLEVKSLLDRLQEREPDLFTTLRPALFVSESTHALKLLEIFREEQQSLALVVDEYGEITGMVTVNDLMGAVLGRLQSGETPDSEALVIERADGSLLVDGSLPVDELRELIGQRLPHLDDHDYHTAAGMAIAHFGRIPNTGEFFDWSGWRIEVVDLDGPRIDKLLLTRIDSMDVADDA, from the coding sequence GTGCTTGAGCTGTCGATCGTCGTTGCGCTGATCCTGCTGAACGGCTTTTTCGCGCTGTCGGAAATGGCGCTGATGACCTCGCGCAAGATGCGCCTGAAGCAGATGGGGGAACACAGCCGGGGCGCGCGCAAGGCCTTGGCGCTGGCGGAACACCCCGACAACCTGCTGTCGACCGTGCAGGTCGGCATCACCTTGATCGGCGTGCTCAACGGCATGCTCGGCGGCGACGCCATCGGCCAGCAGATCGCCGACTGGCTGGGCGAATCGGCGCCTGGCGCCCGGGAATACGCCACCACGATCGGGCTGGCCACCGCCGCGACCCTGATCACCGTCGGCACCGTGATCTTCGGCGAATTGATCCCCAAACGCCTGGCGCTGACCAATGCGGAGGTCATCGCCAGCAAGGTGGCGATCCCGCTGGACCTGCTGGCGCGCATCTCCAAGCCAGTGGTGCTGACCCTGGGCGCGATCAACCGCAGCGTGCTGCGCATGCTGGGCATCCGCGACGACGCCCGCAATGCGATCACCGAAGAGGAGATCCAACTGCTGGTGAGCGAAGGCCACGAGCAGGGCGTGATCGACGACGACGAGCGCAACATGATGCAGCGGGTGATGCGTCTGGGCGATCGCACGGTGGAAAGCATCATGACCCCGCGCACCCGCATCGTCTGGCTGGATGCCAACGCACCGTTCCTGGACAATCTGGCGGAAATGCGGGAAACGCCGTATTCGCGCTATCCGGTCTATCGCGACAGCGATGCCGAAGTGCTGGGCTTGCTCGAGGTGAAGTCGCTGCTCGACCGGCTGCAGGAGCGTGAGCCGGATCTGTTCACCACCCTGCGCCCTGCGCTGTTCGTTTCCGAATCCACCCACGCACTGAAGCTGCTGGAGATCTTCCGCGAAGAGCAGCAGTCGCTGGCGCTGGTGGTGGACGAATACGGCGAAATCACCGGCATGGTCACCGTGAACGACCTGATGGGCGCGGTGCTCGGCCGGCTGCAGTCCGGCGAAACCCCGGATTCCGAAGCGCTGGTGATCGAACGTGCGGATGGTTCGCTGCTGGTCGACGGCTCGCTGCCGGTGGACGAACTGCGCGAGCTCATCGGCCAGCGCCTGCCGCATCTCGACGACCACGACTACCACACCGCTGCGGGCATGGCGATCGCGCACTTCGGGCGCATTCCCAACACCGGCGAGTTTTTCGACTGGTCGGGCTGGCGGATCGAAGTGGTCGATCTCGACGGCCCCAGGATCGACAAATTGTTGCTGACCCGCATCGACAGCATGGATGTCGCGGATGACGCCTGA